From the Fibrobacter sp. genome, one window contains:
- the nuoK gene encoding NADH-quinone oxidoreductase subunit NuoK, translated as MNLMNCLILAFLLFGIGVWGLMRRRHLIGMLISIELMLNAANINFISFAYFTAQDSTAGALFSIFVIAVTACEMAIALAIIVTMYRRHHSLDADQLRDLHD; from the coding sequence ATGAACCTGATGAATTGCCTAATTCTCGCCTTCTTGCTCTTTGGCATTGGCGTTTGGGGCCTGATGCGTCGCCGCCACCTAATCGGCATGCTCATTTCCATCGAGCTCATGCTGAACGCCGCCAACATCAACTTTATCTCTTTTGCCTACTTTACCGCCCAGGACTCTACCGCGGGCGCCCTGTTCAGTATTTTCGTCATCGCCGTTACCGCTTGCGAAATGGCAATCGCCCTTGCCATTATCGTCACCATGTACCGCAGGCACCACAGCCTTGACGCCGACCAGTTGAGGGACTTGCATGATTAA
- a CDS encoding NADH-quinone oxidoreductase subunit A, with protein MSEYIILSFFLFLGAFIAAAATVTGLLLGYRTKNTKNKMAPYECGMQTIGNARIQFKVGYYLFALLFLVFDIEALFLYPVLMNFKEIMAGNTPLAPAVVIIDLVIFMAILVSGLAYAWKKGILKWE; from the coding sequence ATGTCCGAATACATCATATTATCATTTTTCCTCTTCTTGGGTGCCTTCATCGCGGCGGCGGCTACCGTCACCGGGCTTCTGCTGGGCTACCGTACCAAGAACACCAAGAACAAGATGGCCCCCTACGAATGCGGCATGCAGACCATCGGAAACGCCCGCATCCAGTTCAAGGTGGGTTACTACCTGTTCGCACTCTTGTTCCTGGTATTCGACATCGAAGCTTTGTTCCTGTATCCCGTGCTCATGAACTTCAAGGAAATCATGGCCGGGAACACGCCCCTCGCCCCTGCGGTCGTTATCATTGACCTTGTGATATTTATGGCCATTCTCGTTTCCGGCCTCGCCTACGCCTGGAAAAAAGGAATCCTGAAATGGGAATAA
- a CDS encoding NADH-quinone oxidoreductase subunit D: MTGMLPPGFRIQRETNTEEFFINMGPQHPSTHGALRLALRMDGETIVELVPHFGYIHRGMEKQAESMSYLQYIALSDRQDYLTAIQNNLGVVIALEKGMNIGVPEKAEYIRVMLQELGRIASHLVFFACFGGDLGGQTCLLYGFKEREMIHDILEEVTGSRLTTNFFRPGGSRYDVPDTFIPRVKAFLDHMDDTMKDYERFLSKNIIVLERSKGIGILSKEDAIAYGCSGPVLRASGVNFDVRRANPYSIYDSFDFEVPVTHNGDCYDRYTVRIAEIHESMKILRQCIDRFPTEGPWRSKEKPVRLPVGRYYSEIETAKGLYATYVVAATTGEKPYRIHTRGPSFPHIAALNKMVQGHKISDLVTILATLDPVIPEIDR; this comes from the coding sequence ATGACAGGAATGCTTCCTCCGGGATTCCGCATTCAGCGTGAAACCAACACCGAAGAATTTTTCATCAACATGGGTCCCCAGCACCCCAGTACCCACGGGGCCCTGCGCCTCGCCCTCCGCATGGACGGCGAGACCATCGTAGAGCTGGTGCCCCATTTCGGCTATATCCATCGCGGTATGGAAAAGCAGGCCGAATCCATGAGTTACCTGCAGTACATCGCCCTTTCCGACCGTCAGGACTACCTTACCGCCATCCAGAACAACCTGGGTGTGGTCATCGCCCTCGAGAAAGGCATGAACATCGGCGTTCCCGAGAAGGCGGAATATATCCGCGTGATGCTGCAGGAACTGGGCCGTATTGCGAGCCACCTGGTGTTCTTCGCCTGCTTTGGCGGCGACCTGGGCGGACAGACCTGCCTGCTGTACGGTTTCAAGGAACGCGAGATGATCCACGACATCTTGGAAGAGGTGACGGGCTCCAGACTCACCACCAACTTCTTCAGGCCGGGTGGAAGTCGTTACGACGTGCCCGACACGTTTATCCCGCGGGTCAAGGCTTTCCTCGACCACATGGATGACACCATGAAGGATTACGAGCGGTTCCTTTCCAAGAACATCATTGTTCTGGAACGCAGCAAGGGTATAGGCATCCTCTCCAAGGAAGACGCCATCGCCTACGGATGCTCCGGTCCCGTGCTCAGGGCCAGCGGCGTGAACTTTGACGTGCGCCGGGCGAACCCCTACAGCATCTACGACTCCTTCGATTTCGAAGTTCCCGTGACCCACAACGGGGACTGCTACGACCGTTACACGGTGCGTATCGCCGAAATCCACGAGTCCATGAAAATCCTCCGGCAGTGCATTGATCGGTTCCCCACCGAAGGGCCTTGGCGCTCCAAAGAAAAGCCGGTGCGTTTGCCGGTGGGCCGCTACTACAGCGAAATCGAGACCGCCAAGGGGCTCTACGCCACCTACGTAGTAGCCGCCACTACCGGCGAGAAGCCCTACCGCATACACACACGCGGTCCAAGTTTCCCCCACATCGCGGCCCTCAACAAGATGGTCCAGGGCCACAAGATTTCGGACCTGGTGACCATCCTAGCCACCTTGGACCCCGTGATTCCCGAAATTGACAGGTAG
- a CDS encoding 4Fe-4S binding protein yields MQESSSFIPYIKRYLKRCITGPWSLLCGLSVTFKYFIDPRRIVTEQYPENRKTLKMHPRYRGRLEMIEDADGNNHCTSCGMCERACPNGSINVLSTKNIAGKKVLGRYVYHFASCTQCGLCVEACPFGAIRMNQDFEVATTDPNTLEMILNKKEGQG; encoded by the coding sequence ATGCAAGAGAGTAGTTCATTCATTCCGTATATCAAGCGTTACCTGAAGCGCTGCATCACGGGCCCCTGGAGCCTGTTGTGCGGGCTGTCCGTGACCTTCAAGTATTTTATAGACCCAAGACGCATCGTTACCGAGCAGTATCCCGAAAACCGGAAAACCCTCAAGATGCACCCCCGCTACCGCGGCCGTCTGGAAATGATCGAAGACGCCGACGGCAACAACCACTGCACCTCTTGCGGCATGTGCGAGCGCGCCTGCCCCAACGGGAGCATCAACGTACTTTCCACCAAGAACATCGCCGGTAAAAAGGTGCTGGGCCGTTACGTGTATCACTTTGCCAGCTGCACCCAGTGCGGGCTCTGCGTAGAGGCCTGCCCCTTCGGGGCTATCCGCATGAACCAGGATTTCGAGGTGGCCACTACCGACCCCAATACCCTTGAAATGATTCTCAACAAGAAGGAGGGACAGGGATAA
- the nuoB gene encoding NADH-quinone oxidoreductase subunit NuoB codes for MGIINYAPKILDPIPGGKYVVNAIDYVVNWARANSIWPLTYGTSCCAIEMMSSSMARYDIARFGSEVFRSSPRQADLFILAGTITRRMAPAIQMLWEQIPGPKYAIAMGACTISGGPFIYDNYSVVRGAQNLIPVDVFVPGCPPRPEALFHGLLTLREKILKETCRNPWHEGSPKDVSTMDRYREAAKTWAALEEMKDEEMAEARAKFKEENPDYKSSFKPIRIKKEDFPEVERVPFKRMGLTQSDIYAKLKEKFPAVTVHTHSEDPVEDVVAAMPADRPLEVMVTPEDYLPMVEFIKDEASLKMDYLIDIVGIDYDDHFDVVSQFRSMEHGHKLFLCLQLKKDFSIPEEQRATALLAHAPSISHLYPAAEFKEREVYDMFGIDFVGHPDQRRIFLDDDFVGYPLRKDFTHPEMIRRPV; via the coding sequence ATGGGAATAATTAATTACGCTCCAAAAATCCTGGACCCTATTCCGGGCGGTAAGTACGTGGTAAACGCCATCGACTACGTGGTGAACTGGGCCCGTGCAAATTCCATTTGGCCCTTGACCTACGGCACCAGCTGCTGCGCCATCGAGATGATGAGCAGTTCCATGGCCCGCTACGACATCGCCCGCTTTGGAAGTGAAGTGTTCCGCAGCTCTCCAAGACAGGCGGACCTGTTTATTTTGGCGGGAACCATCACCCGCCGCATGGCGCCTGCCATCCAGATGCTGTGGGAGCAGATTCCTGGCCCCAAGTACGCCATCGCCATGGGCGCCTGCACCATCAGCGGCGGGCCCTTCATCTACGACAACTACTCCGTAGTCCGTGGCGCCCAGAACCTGATTCCCGTAGACGTGTTCGTCCCCGGATGCCCACCCAGGCCCGAGGCCCTTTTCCACGGGCTTTTGACCCTTCGTGAAAAAATCCTGAAGGAGACCTGCCGTAACCCCTGGCACGAGGGTTCCCCCAAAGACGTGTCCACCATGGACCGCTACCGCGAAGCCGCCAAGACCTGGGCCGCCCTGGAAGAGATGAAAGACGAGGAGATGGCAGAAGCCAGGGCCAAGTTCAAGGAAGAAAATCCCGACTACAAGTCCAGTTTCAAGCCCATCCGCATCAAGAAAGAGGACTTTCCCGAAGTGGAGCGGGTCCCCTTCAAGCGCATGGGGCTTACCCAGTCCGACATCTACGCAAAGCTGAAGGAAAAATTCCCGGCGGTAACGGTGCATACCCACAGCGAAGACCCTGTGGAAGACGTGGTGGCCGCCATGCCGGCGGACCGACCGCTAGAAGTGATGGTCACCCCCGAAGACTACCTGCCCATGGTGGAATTCATCAAGGATGAGGCCAGCCTCAAGATGGACTACCTCATCGACATCGTAGGTATCGACTACGACGACCATTTTGACGTAGTGTCCCAGTTCCGCAGCATGGAACACGGACACAAGCTGTTCCTCTGCCTGCAACTGAAAAAGGACTTTTCCATTCCCGAAGAGCAGCGGGCCACGGCGCTCCTTGCCCACGCCCCCAGCATCAGCCACCTGTATCCGGCGGCGGAATTCAAGGAACGTGAAGTTTACGACATGTTCGGCATCGACTTCGTGGGCCACCCCGACCAGCGCCGAATCTTCTTGGACGACGACTTCGTAGGCTACCCCCTGCGCAAGGACTTTACCCACCCGGAAATGATCAGGAGGCCCGTATGA
- a CDS encoding bifunctional (p)ppGpp synthetase/guanosine-3',5'-bis(diphosphate) 3'-pyrophosphohydrolase — translation MAVQELTSNQKHIVDVLIKKNPALNREILENAIVFIAEAHSGQYRKSGMPYTEHPYEVAKILADLKQDQATVLAGLLHDVVEDTPHTLSEISEKFGDDTAFMVDAVTKITAAQQESKTARKAETYRKLITAMAKDPRVIMIKIADRIHNMRTMQYMKPEKRKIIAQETLDIYVPLTHRFGLYKLKTELEDLSFKYVNPVEYQKLVDALIENKEAREKYIQSVIGPLQIKLALEDFDCTIQGRTKNIYSIYNKMIARGCEFEDIFDIFAIRIIVDTIPECYLALGYVHNLWPPLQSRFKDYIATPKPNLYQSIHTTVIGPENKMVEVQIRTKDMDLTAEKGFAAHWAYKLETQHEGEELAWLDHMVKLQSEISDSREYLDFLKVDLKPEGIVVFTPKGNSIELPDGAIVLDFAFAVHTELGLHCIGARINDEVVSLDKPVPHGATIQVLKSPTQEPSPEWLEMVTTTKAKQELRKWMKTSMLQQARDLGREIWTRELRVSKMEKDQYPSDESTAKHFGTPNIETFYERLGQGELPLQDIHRFLNGGENISKEVSALRFFPTFNKDKKSPVQDDMPLEIGQETNLVVHFASCCGPVPGDKIVGIMRPQVGIEVHSLKCPCLKDFPVEQQIPVQWSPDLSEPFTTHLIVETDNRKNITFDVLKVIKDENLFLDQMSVVSKQSSGRIRMEFKAFRKEQVDSVTYKIQQISGVREVKKS, via the coding sequence ATGGCAGTGCAAGAGTTGACATCCAACCAGAAGCACATCGTGGACGTGCTCATCAAGAAGAATCCCGCCCTGAACCGCGAGATTCTGGAGAATGCCATTGTCTTTATTGCAGAGGCCCACAGCGGCCAGTACCGCAAGAGCGGCATGCCCTATACCGAGCACCCCTACGAGGTGGCCAAGATCCTTGCGGACCTGAAACAGGACCAGGCCACGGTGCTTGCCGGGCTACTCCACGACGTAGTAGAGGACACGCCCCACACCCTAAGCGAAATTTCTGAAAAATTCGGCGACGATACCGCCTTCATGGTGGACGCCGTCACCAAGATTACCGCAGCCCAGCAAGAGAGCAAGACCGCCCGCAAGGCGGAAACCTACCGCAAGCTCATTACCGCCATGGCGAAAGACCCCCGGGTCATCATGATCAAGATTGCGGACCGCATCCACAACATGCGGACCATGCAGTACATGAAACCCGAGAAACGCAAGATTATCGCCCAGGAGACCCTGGACATCTACGTGCCCCTCACCCACCGGTTCGGCCTGTACAAGCTCAAGACGGAGCTTGAAGACCTGAGCTTCAAGTACGTGAACCCGGTAGAATACCAGAAACTGGTGGACGCCCTTATCGAGAACAAGGAAGCCCGGGAAAAGTACATCCAGTCCGTCATCGGGCCCTTGCAGATCAAGCTCGCCCTAGAAGATTTCGACTGCACCATCCAGGGCCGCACCAAGAACATTTACAGCATCTACAACAAGATGATTGCACGGGGTTGCGAATTCGAGGACATCTTCGACATTTTCGCCATCCGCATTATCGTGGATACCATTCCTGAATGCTACCTGGCCCTAGGCTATGTCCACAACCTGTGGCCGCCCCTCCAGAGCCGCTTCAAGGACTACATCGCCACCCCGAAGCCGAACCTTTACCAGAGTATCCATACCACGGTCATCGGGCCCGAAAACAAGATGGTGGAGGTCCAGATCCGCACCAAGGACATGGACCTGACGGCAGAGAAGGGCTTTGCCGCCCACTGGGCCTACAAGCTGGAAACCCAGCACGAAGGCGAAGAACTGGCCTGGCTGGACCACATGGTCAAGCTCCAGTCCGAAATTTCGGACAGTCGCGAATACCTGGACTTTTTGAAGGTGGACCTGAAGCCCGAGGGAATCGTGGTGTTCACCCCCAAGGGGAACTCCATCGAACTGCCCGACGGGGCTATCGTGCTGGACTTTGCCTTTGCTGTGCATACGGAGCTCGGACTCCACTGCATAGGGGCCCGCATCAACGACGAGGTGGTAAGTCTGGACAAGCCCGTGCCCCACGGGGCCACCATCCAGGTGCTGAAAAGTCCCACCCAGGAACCCAGCCCGGAATGGCTGGAGATGGTGACCACCACCAAGGCCAAGCAGGAACTGCGCAAGTGGATGAAGACCAGCATGCTGCAGCAAGCCCGGGACCTGGGCCGTGAAATCTGGACCCGTGAACTGCGGGTCTCCAAGATGGAAAAGGACCAGTATCCTTCGGACGAAAGTACCGCAAAGCATTTCGGCACACCGAACATCGAGACCTTCTACGAACGGCTGGGCCAGGGAGAACTCCCCCTGCAGGACATCCACCGTTTCTTGAACGGCGGCGAGAACATTTCCAAGGAAGTTTCGGCCCTCCGGTTTTTCCCCACCTTCAACAAGGACAAGAAGAGCCCCGTCCAAGACGACATGCCCCTGGAAATCGGCCAGGAGACCAACCTGGTGGTGCATTTCGCCAGCTGCTGCGGGCCCGTGCCCGGCGACAAGATCGTGGGAATCATGCGGCCACAGGTGGGTATCGAGGTGCACTCCCTCAAGTGCCCCTGTCTCAAGGATTTCCCCGTAGAGCAGCAGATTCCGGTGCAATGGAGCCCGGACCTTTCGGAGCCCTTCACCACCCACCTGATCGTGGAAACGGACAACCGCAAGAACATTACCTTCGACGTGCTGAAGGTCATCAAGGACGAAAACCTGTTCCTGGACCAGATGAGCGTGGTCAGCAAGCAGTCCTCTGGCAGGATCCGTATGGAATTCAAGGCCTTCCGCAAGGAGCAGGTGGATTCCGTCACCTACAAGATCCAGCAGATTAGCGGCGTGCGGGAGGTTAAAAAATCATGA
- a CDS encoding NADH-quinone oxidoreductase subunit H has translation MFVPSVTNPIGDFVRNLVPQVTAYLPVAFQSETLDSVVAFLINAVICIIAVCAVNIGSAPILIYMERKVCAHVQCRLGPMRLGWHGTMQTIADVLKMLFKEVYAPSGADKLMFYTAPMIVLIAPFMVCALIPFSKDLVVADVSMGIPLIIAVNGFGVLGILLGGWSSNNKYSLLGALRSGAQIISYEISFAMILLFVVMISGSTNLMDITMSQQGTVFDWWIFKIPVLGFIAFILFFISSTAEMNRAPFDIAEAEQELTGGYHTEYNGTPFAMFYLAEYIALVTNSALATTCFLGGFHAPCIGFAPVDNVLNMVPGLVWFFGKVFFMIWCYMMVRWTFVRPRVDQLMDFEWKFLLPVNLVLLTAGAAWIAISG, from the coding sequence ATGTTTGTCCCTTCCGTTACCAATCCTATCGGCGATTTTGTAAGGAACCTGGTTCCCCAGGTGACTGCCTACCTGCCTGTAGCCTTCCAGTCCGAGACTTTGGACAGCGTCGTCGCCTTCTTGATTAACGCCGTCATCTGCATCATCGCGGTCTGCGCCGTGAACATCGGTTCTGCCCCTATTCTCATCTACATGGAACGCAAGGTCTGCGCCCACGTGCAGTGCCGTCTTGGCCCTATGCGCCTGGGCTGGCACGGCACTATGCAGACCATCGCCGACGTGCTCAAGATGCTCTTCAAGGAAGTCTATGCCCCCAGTGGTGCAGACAAGCTGATGTTCTACACGGCACCCATGATCGTGCTGATTGCCCCCTTCATGGTCTGCGCCCTGATTCCCTTCAGCAAGGACCTAGTGGTGGCCGACGTTTCCATGGGCATTCCCCTGATTATCGCGGTGAACGGTTTCGGCGTGCTGGGCATTTTGCTTGGCGGCTGGAGCAGCAACAACAAGTACTCCCTGCTTGGAGCCTTGCGTAGCGGCGCCCAGATTATCAGTTACGAAATCTCCTTTGCCATGATCCTTCTGTTCGTGGTGATGATTTCCGGATCTACCAACCTGATGGACATTACCATGAGCCAGCAGGGAACGGTTTTTGACTGGTGGATTTTCAAGATTCCCGTACTGGGCTTTATCGCCTTCATTCTGTTCTTCATTTCCAGCACCGCCGAAATGAACCGCGCCCCCTTCGATATCGCCGAAGCGGAGCAGGAACTCACCGGCGGCTACCACACGGAATACAACGGCACACCCTTTGCCATGTTCTACCTAGCCGAATACATCGCCCTGGTCACCAACTCGGCTCTGGCCACCACCTGTTTCTTGGGCGGCTTCCATGCACCCTGCATCGGCTTTGCCCCCGTAGATAACGTGCTGAACATGGTGCCTGGCCTGGTGTGGTTCTTCGGGAAGGTGTTCTTCATGATCTGGTGCTACATGATGGTACGCTGGACTTTTGTGCGCCCCCGCGTGGACCAGCTCATGGATTTCGAATGGAAGTTCCTGTTGCCGGTGAACCTGGTGCTGCTCACGGCAGGGGCGGCGTGGATAGCGATTAGTGGTTAG
- a CDS encoding NADH-quinone oxidoreductase subunit J, with amino-acid sequence MFPGLQLPELALSFPHGGMDIAFYAVAIVMLVTAVFTVAVKNILQSAVFLIFSFVTTAILYLLLHAEFIALAQVMVYIGGVVIFVVFTILLTSHLGEDAFATKIPRVFAAFALSIAFVFVMVKCLLPMPELSSGAVASAPDYSSLQNFAMRLLGYTQDSFIIPFEVVSVLLLMTLICAITIARKTKDEVEKEKEVKQ; translated from the coding sequence ATGTTTCCAGGCCTTCAACTTCCAGAACTAGCGCTGTCGTTCCCCCACGGGGGAATGGACATCGCCTTTTACGCCGTGGCCATCGTCATGCTCGTGACGGCGGTCTTTACCGTTGCGGTCAAGAACATCTTGCAGAGCGCCGTGTTCCTGATTTTCTCCTTCGTGACTACCGCCATCCTCTACCTGCTGTTGCATGCGGAATTTATCGCTCTCGCCCAGGTGATGGTCTATATCGGCGGCGTGGTGATTTTCGTGGTGTTTACCATCTTGCTTACCAGCCACCTGGGCGAAGACGCCTTTGCCACCAAGATTCCGAGAGTCTTTGCCGCCTTCGCCCTGTCCATCGCCTTCGTGTTCGTGATGGTCAAGTGCCTGCTGCCCATGCCGGAACTTTCCAGCGGTGCGGTGGCTTCGGCTCCGGACTATTCCAGCCTGCAGAATTTCGCCATGCGCCTTCTGGGTTACACCCAGGATAGCTTTATCATCCCCTTCGAGGTGGTTAGTGTCTTGCTCCTGATGACCCTTATCTGCGCCATCACCATCGCCCGCAAGACAAAGGACGAGGTGGAAAAGGAAAAGGAGGTGAAGCAATGA
- the ispD gene encoding 2-C-methyl-D-erythritol 4-phosphate cytidylyltransferase encodes MSDSFKGRFAAVLPAGGIGKRMGGTIPKQLMQLNGKPVYFYCLETFLSMDEIGQVVMAVPADWKDYFEKQIYGESGLSETLPAETLSKLTLVVGGAERWQSVRNGVNALSDQAEFVLVHDVARPFVSKDIIENVCKTLVEKGSCLVAKPAVDTIKVAENGKVEKTIDRKKVWLAQTPQAASVSLLKSLYGRIDREPLDFTPTDEASILEFFGISVFIVQGNAMNDKLTTPEDFEIFSARLANR; translated from the coding sequence ATGAGTGATTCTTTCAAGGGTAGATTTGCCGCCGTGCTCCCGGCAGGTGGTATCGGAAAACGGATGGGCGGAACCATCCCCAAACAGCTGATGCAACTAAACGGCAAGCCGGTCTATTTCTACTGCCTGGAAACCTTCCTTAGCATGGACGAAATCGGCCAGGTGGTGATGGCCGTACCCGCCGACTGGAAGGATTATTTCGAAAAGCAGATTTATGGAGAATCGGGCCTTTCCGAAACTTTGCCAGCCGAGACACTGAGTAAATTAACCCTCGTCGTCGGTGGAGCGGAACGCTGGCAATCGGTACGGAACGGTGTGAACGCCCTTTCTGACCAGGCGGAATTCGTGCTGGTTCACGATGTGGCAAGGCCTTTCGTTTCTAAAGATATTATCGAAAACGTTTGCAAGACCCTGGTAGAAAAAGGCTCCTGTCTGGTGGCAAAACCCGCTGTTGACACCATCAAGGTGGCCGAAAACGGCAAGGTGGAAAAGACCATCGACCGTAAGAAGGTCTGGCTCGCCCAGACACCACAGGCCGCATCCGTTTCGCTCTTGAAAAGCTTGTATGGTCGAATTGACCGGGAACCGTTGGATTTTACGCCCACCGACGAGGCCAGCATTCTGGAATTCTTTGGAATAAGCGTCTTCATTGTGCAGGGGAACGCCATGAACGACAAGCTTACCACGCCGGAGGACTTCGAGATTTTTTCGGCACGTCTTGCCAACAGATAG
- a CDS encoding PorT family protein, translating to MAVLCAGVLALAQESEEAGSKTSAPAIGLGARLAVGYGMIWGLEDDWSGGESDENPGGINLEGGAVGRIVLTPTIHFTPELLFRYASYSQDDDLGEREFSQMDLEIPLLVRANATPKFYAYIGPQLGLNLSSDVSLKAKVADKVSGGTTTHSIPEKVEQTSFGFGIAVGGGYYVMDKLGVDLRIGFGLTELYPDSKGKFIDLSGAKDLSFKLGANYWIF from the coding sequence ATGGCAGTCCTATGTGCAGGGGTGCTCGCCTTGGCACAAGAATCTGAAGAGGCCGGTTCCAAAACTAGTGCCCCTGCAATTGGGCTAGGCGCCCGTTTGGCGGTCGGTTACGGCATGATCTGGGGCCTAGAAGACGACTGGTCCGGTGGCGAGAGCGACGAAAATCCGGGCGGCATAAACTTGGAAGGTGGCGCCGTTGGCCGTATTGTCCTTACGCCCACCATCCATTTCACCCCGGAACTTTTGTTCCGCTATGCAAGCTACTCCCAAGATGACGATTTGGGCGAACGTGAATTTAGCCAGATGGACTTGGAAATACCATTGCTTGTCAGGGCCAATGCCACCCCGAAATTTTATGCCTATATCGGCCCCCAGCTGGGACTCAACCTAAGCAGTGACGTATCTCTCAAGGCCAAAGTGGCGGACAAGGTATCTGGTGGGACAACAACCCACTCCATTCCCGAAAAGGTGGAACAGACATCCTTTGGTTTTGGCATTGCCGTAGGCGGCGGCTATTATGTCATGGACAAGCTTGGTGTAGACCTGCGAATTGGCTTTGGGCTAACCGAACTCTATCCCGATTCCAAGGGCAAGTTTATAGACCTAAGCGGTGCAAAAGACCTGTCTTTCAAGCTGGGCGCCAACTACTGGATATTCTAA